TGCCACACATCCTGATCCACCTGGTCCAGGTGAAAGCTGGGTCCTCCCACCAGCTATGCACCCAGGCGGCCCCGCCTTTGGTAGCTCAGGGGAAGATCATATATTTTCGTGGGTGAGGGGATCATGGCCCATTGGTTCAGGTGGAGGGCTAGCCAGTGCTGGTCTCCAGCTGTGTCTTCATGACCTGGTCATCTAGGAGGTAGACCGAGGCTGGGACACTAGGGGCCTGGGCAGGCAGATGGAGCACGAGGGCCTGCCATCCCATAGACCTCAGGCTGTTTGGGGAGGGGGTCTCCCGCCTTCTCTTGAGGTGCACATAGCACCAAGGGGGTGAACACAGGGCCTCGGCCACCACAACCCTCTGCACAGGGAGTCTCCATGCTGAGGATGCTGACCAGAGATGCATGCTCTCCGGAAAGTTCCTCCCTTAAGGAAGTTCACAGAGTAACCCTTtgtataaaataagcttttcatctttttttttttaaacaactctaTTAAAGTATAACTGACATAAACTGCacctatttaaaatgtacagtttggtaagttttgacatatgtatgtgCCTGTGAACCGCTAACTGCAGTCAGGTCAATGAGTATATCCATCACCAAAAAAGTATCCTCCTGCCCTTTTGTAATGTTTTCCTCCTGCCCTTCCCTGCCCCTGGCAAGTGCTGATCTGTTTTCTATCACCATAGATAGGTTTGCATTTTGtgtaatttaatataaatggaatcatatggtgtGTACtcctttttgtctggcttctttcacttagcacaaacATTTTGATaatcatccatgttgttgcctgTGTCAAAAGTCCATTCCATTGTATGATAAACCACAGTGTGTTTATCCATTAAtggacatctgagttgtttccGGGTTTTGCTTTCACAAATAAAGCCACTATGAACCTTCATGTGCAAGAGTTTGTGTGGACAAATGCTTCCATttattttgggtaaatacctaggagccaATGACTAGGTCAAATGTAggcttatatttaactttttaagaaactaccaaaatattttccgaagtggttataccattttacattcacaccatCAGTGTATGAGCATTCCAGGTCCTCGGCATCCTCACATACttggtattttcctttttctaaaattgtagccatcctagtgaTTGTGAGGTATCTCAGTGAGGTTCtgttttccctgatgactaaggaTGTGGAGCATctattcatgtgcttatttgccatataTTAGGGACATAATTATTTAGGATTATTATATCTTCCTCATCAGTTGACTTCCTTTCCATAGTGAGATGACTTTCTTTATACTTGGtgatattctttgctctgaaatttaCTTccatattaatatagctactccagctttctttttttaaattttatttatttaattaatttttatttttggctgtgttggctctttgttgctgtgcgcgggctttctctagttgtggtgggtgggggctattctttgttgccgtgcgcgggcttctcattgcggtggcttctattgcggagcacgggctctaggcgcgtggccttaagtagttgtggctcacgggctctagagcacaggctcagtagttgtggcatgcaggcccagttgcttcatggcatatgggatcttcccggaccacggcttgaatctgtgtcccctgcattggcaggcgattcttaactactgtgccaccagggaagccctccagctttcttttgactagtGCTagcatgatttattttttctatcattttcacctgtttctgtttttatatataaagtgcATTTCTTGTACACAGCTTATAATTtggttaaaaaatataattggattaaaaataattgctttatttttctaaccTGTTGATCTCTTGTCATTTAACTGGGGTGTTTAGACACATTTAATGTACTTATTCATATGGTTAGGTTTGGAActgttgtcatttcttttttatttgtcttatctgttctctgctccccttttattcttttttctttattgttgttgtttttataaatttatttattttttggtgcattgagtctttgttgttgggtcttcattgctgcgtgcgggctttctctagttgccgcgagcgggggctactcttcgttacggtgcgcgggcttctcattgcggtggcttctctttttgcagagcttgggctctaggcgcatgggcttcagtagctgtggcacgtgggctcagtagttgtggctcgcgggctctagagcgcaggctcagtagttgtggcgcatgggcttagttgctccgcggcatgtgttatcttcctggaccagggctcgaacccgtgtgccctgcatcggcaggcagactctcaaccactgtgccaccagggaagccctaagtatttttaaataatttacttatttatttttggctgcattgggtcctcgttgctgtgcgcgcaggccttctccagctgtggcgagcagggcctcTCTTCCTTGCGGCACGCAGACCTCCCACTGCGACGGCTTCTCCTGTTGggaagcacgggctccaggtgtgtgggcttcagcagttgtgactcgcgggctctagagcgcaggctcagcagctgtggtgcatgggcccagttgcactgcggcatgcaggatcctcccggaccagggcccgaacccgtgtcccctacattcggcaggcagattcctaaccactgtgccaccagggaagtccctaagtaaGTATTTTTAATGATTCCATCTTATCTCCCTTGTTGGACAGCGATAACATTTGCTGTGCTcttttagtggttgctttagggTTTAGGCAGATGCCATGCATAACTCTGTCCTGTGACCACCAACTGCAGCACCAGCCCCTCCTTTCCCTTGTTGCTCAGGTGAACGAGTGGCAGGATGACTGGCCAACCTTCTTCACCCGGCACCGGCTCCAAGCACAGCTGGACCTCATTGAGAAGGACTATGCTGACCGAGAGGCACGAGAACTCTGGTCACAGCTGCAGGTGGGCACAGCAATTATCCTCTGGGAGAGGGGTTGTTCTCTTATGAGCCTACCACATTTGTGTGGGACCCCCTGCTAGAACAGAGCCAGAGTGGGGACTGCTGAGCCTGGAGCAGAGCTGGTCAAGTCGTGGACCCATAAGTGTCCTGACTATTGGCTTGATGGGGAAATTGAGAAGGGGATGGGACCTGAGGGCATACTTGATCCCTGAGTGCACCTGTCACGTGTGCTTGGTCACCAGGTACTTAACCTCAGACTTTGCTCATGTGAAATGTAGGTGTTTGGCTTGTAAATGGTGGCATTTACTATTACTTTCTTGTCCATTCTTATGCTGTATTTTTCACCAAGGCAACGTCTTACCTCTTAGAGCAGGTGTGGGTAGCACTTTGAAACCAAAGTGATTGGTTTCAAAACGTAactctcaaaatgttaaaaacagaacTCGCATATCAGTCTATCAGCATGCatcaaagaaattttatttaactcattgcTGAAGTAATCAGGCTACAAAAGAGGTGCAGATATATATGTGCTGTGAAATAAAAGAATAGCACAGAAAGTTTGCTAAGTTACAACAAAAAGACTCCACTCAGGCTGTACAGTTCATATTCCACATGACAATGAAATCATAACCTCTGAGGTTCTCTACTGTATGGAAATCATTAAACTGTAGCGTTTCTAGACCTAAATTAGTAGTAAATACTAAGACAAAATTACATTTCCCTGGAGTCAGAGGATCCTTATCCCTGGGCTTGGTACAAAGTGGTGGCTGGACCCTGAGCAAACACAAGGTCGTCTTTGCCTTATTTCCAAGTACTGGATGAGGAGACTGTGGCTCCCAGGCCTGTGATAACTCTGTgtacaataattattttcttaggtgAAGATCccagatttgttttgtggcctagagGTTGTCCCCGCTCTTCTTCATGGGGATCTCTGGTCAGGAAATGTGGCCGAGGACGACACCGGCCCCATTATTTACGACCCGGCCTCCTTCTACGGTCATTCTGAGTTTGAACTGGCGATTGCCTTGATGTTCGGGGGGTTTCCCAGGCCCTTCTTCACCGCCTACCACCGGAAGGTCCCCAAGGCTCCAGGGTTTGACAGGCGGCTGCTGCTCTATCAGCTCTTTAACTACCTGAACCACTGGAACCACTTCGGAAAGCAGTACAGGAGCCCATCCCTGGGCACCATGAGGAAGCTTCTCAAGTAGCAGCCCGCCTGTGTCGCCTGCCCAGCCGCTTGCCAAAGGACCAGGGCGGCAGTACCAGAGGTGGCTTCAGAGATGAATAAAGCCCACGGTGGTTTCAGGGATGGAACTGTGTGTGTCTTAGTTTCACCTGCGTCTCCGTCCTCCGTGCAGCTGGGTTAATTTATGGGGGCCCAGACTACCTGAAAGGTCTCCGACAGGCTCATTACCTATTCCAGTCTGGGGGGAACTTGGAGTTTGGATACTTTCATGACAGTTGTACAGAAATTCACACAGATCTGGGGTTTGCTTAGGTGGAATTTGGTGTCATGGCCCCCTGTGGATTCGGGTCTCCTGTTTCTGGCTTAGGCAGAGTTGGGGATCATGAGATGGGTGCACCTCTTGAGCAGTATCTCTGGGGCTGAGCAGGGCTCCAAGTCCATCTTACTGAGGTGGACAGGTGGAAGAAAGACCCCCCCCCACCATGTGCTTTAGCCACTGCCCAGCTTCTCTCCCGCGCTCTGTTTTGCAGCTGGTGTTTTTTGCTCGAatagaagggtgtgtgtgtgtgtgtgtgtgtgtgtgtgtgtgtgtgtgtgtgtgtggcggtaGCCTTGGGTAGGGGGTGTGCCCTGGCGGGTGCCTGGAGTGCTCAGGGTGTCGGGGTATCCAGGGGGTCGGCGTGTCGGGCTGCCACCGTGTAGGGGCGGGGCTGCCGGGCACCTAGGCCACCCGTGTGTGCGTCTCGGAAGACCTGAGCCGCGCCGTTATCACTCCTCCCGAATCGCCAATTGTTTCGGGGCTTTACGAGTGCCCACTCATCTGTTGTCTGGAAAGTGCCTGTCTAGCGGGCTGGAGCCGCTCCCACTGCAGCCCTGCGCGCCTGCAGACGGCTTTGCAGGAAGACCCCCGGGACCTGAACTCAGCGCGCGTGCTCGGGGAAGGCTGCGCAgccggcttgtgggatcttgtcACCCCACCCAGCCCTCTGGCCCCGCCTCACTCGGGGTCGGCACCGCCTCCGCGCGCAGTATTTTGGCGGCAGGCGCGCTCTGTAGCGGGGCCGGCGCGCAAGGTCGGAGGTCGTGGGGCGGGGCCGGCGTTATTGCCGTCTTCTCTGTCTCAGCAGTCTTGAGCGTTCGGTGCCTCGTGTCCCACGCCCCACGCCCCGCGCCCCGCGCGCGTGTGGAGCCGGCTGCGAGTCTGCGGGCACCGTCCGGCCGCCGAGGATGGCCTTGAGCGAGGAGCCGGCCGTGGGCGCCGTGGAGGATCCGGTGGAGGACCGGGCGGAGGATGCGGCGGAGGACGCGGCGCTGGCCTGCTGCGCCTCTCTCGAGTCGTTCGGCGAGAGCGCGGAGACGAAGGAGCTGCTCGGCCGCCTACCGGCGGTGCTTGGAGACCGCGCGGCCCGGGAGGGCGCCCTGGAGCGGTTCCGGGGTGCGTGCGGGccggaggagggaagggggcagcgCAGGCTGTGCAGGTCTCCTTTCTTGCGGTTCCAGACACGGGCGCGCGCGTGAGAGGTGGAGGGCAGTGGGCCTGCTGGCCGACCTCCGTTAGGAGGGGGCGGGTGGACCTCCCCTGGGCGGCTCGTCTTCAAGTTCTGTCTCCAGCCTGTCCTGGGACCACGGCAAAGAGCATTTCCTCCGAGACAGCTGTGTGGACGGGGCAGTGGGAGCAGGAGAGGCGAGAACAGGTTGGAGCGGGCGGGGGCCGGGCTGGCTGTGCGGTTGTGGGGCCCCCACCCAGAGCCTTAGCTGTAGGCAGCGCCCATGGCTCGGCCAAGACTGTGCAGGACAGCGCAGGATGTCGGATAGGCGCACCGTCGGATGCTTAGTCATTAGTCTAGGTTCTCCAAGTTTAGATGGACCCTTGTAGTTGTCTATAACGGGTAACTTCCAGATGATTCCTTAGGATCCCGTGGTTAGATAACTACGTAGGGTTTTGTGATTCAGTAAAACCGTCCTCGAGGACCCTTTTAGGTAAAGAAATTTCTATATAATTTTGTCTTCATGGGTTTGTAATGACAACTCTGAACTTCAGGAGGGGGCAGTGTGGCTGGCTGAGTGGAAAGAGCACACACTTCGGCAACGCAGCCCTGGGCTTGAATAGCCCTCTGCCACTTGGGCTAGTTGCTTGATTGTGCTGTTTCTCTGGCTGTCGGCTGCGGTTAGCACTGAAAACACCTCTGGTGTAGAACTGTCCTGAGGGTGAGGTGTATATCCAGGgaccagagaaagcccactttCCCATTCCTAGGGAGTGGTCAGGTGTGGAGGTGTGTGGCGCATAAGAACTGCCATAACCCAAGTGGTCGTGGGATCTGATAGGAGCAGTTCTAGCTGCTGGTAGGAGTGGAAACCAGGCTGCCTGGGATTAAGGAGGCCGTGGTGTGAGGGCTGGGAGGGCACGTGGCTTGGTGTGTGTGGCAGAGGAGAGTGAAGGGCGTGGAAGGTGTGTGTCTAATGAAGGGGAGGACTCAGCTTGGCCGTCAGCAGGctgtgaaggaaggaagaagcgaGGACCTGAGAGGAAGGTGTGCTGAGCAAGcagagggcagaggccagggcaCAGTGGCCCTGAGgaagtgggtgggtgggggctcaCTCCAGCTGGCCTGTGCTCTTGGGAGCTGCCCTGCAAGTCAGCGTGGGAAAACTCGAGTGTCTCCGAGGCTCATGTGCATGTTAATTctcacattgtttttcttttcagtaataaTGGACAAATACCAGGAGCAGCCTCACCTGTTGGACCCACACCTAGGTAAGAATAGAGGCTGAGGATTTTGATTTTTGATCGTTCAGTTACAGATGATCGCAGAGGCCTTGGTgcatggagtgtgtgtgtgtgtgtgtgtctgtgtctgtgtgtgcgcgcCTGCGCACAAGCAGAGGGTATCAGGATAAAGTGCCCGGGTCTTACTGGTTAGTGGGGCCTACAGTAGTAACACCTGCTCGTGGCAGTGAACTTGAGAAGGAGGAAGGTAGCGATAGTAACTTCAGTTGAAGGGCAGCATGGTATGGGGGTTGGGGTCACAAACCCCGGGGCTAGACCACCTAGATttacatcccagctctgccacttagctgCTCTGTGCCTGAGTTTTCTTGCCCGTGATATGGGGTCATCAGCGCTGCTTGCCCCCAGGGCTGTGGAGATCTTAGACACATCACCAGGGAGACACCAAGGGTTAGCCTCAGTGTGCACACAGGTGCCTTTTAAAAAGTGGGCTGGTGCTGTGCgtgctggtttttcttttttaacaggtTTTGTACAAGGTAAGTGTTCTGAACTCTCAGCTATCTCAGGCAGAATAAATACATTTCATGCGTGGTTGGCAGCTTGGCTGGGTGGGGATGGAAGGCATGGGTCCATCGTCTTCCCTCATCCAGTTATGCCATGTCCAAATCTGAGTTTCTTTTTCAGGAGGCTTTTCTAGAACCTCATATTTTAGGAGGGTATGACTCGCGCTAGGCTTTTTTTCTTATGCTGGGCATTAGCTGGACAATTTTAGGCTGAACACTTGCATCCTTTGGTACAGGGAGCTTTACTTCTGGTGTGTTTTTGATTgtttctctgctctgccttcttcGGGTGTGCCTGTGAATTTCCAGAGTGATCCTCTGGGTCCCTAAGCTTTTCCCTTATAGTTCTGCTTTTGGATCTTTGTTTTGCATGTAGAAGATGTTCTTGAATTTATTTTGACAGTTGTTTTTACTTTATAAGAGTGCTTGTCCTTGGTTTGGTATATTTCAAAGTTGTCTTACAGGTCCGGTTTTCCTCCCTGGGGAGCACATACCTAGCTGCTGGGCCCTGTGAGGAGGGTCCTGCTGTGGGCCTCCTAGCCCAGAATTACCTTTTGAGTCGGGCACCAAGCCTGGTTTCCAGCTCTAAGCCCTTCAGCCTACTCTTTTCAGGGCACCTCTGTCCAGGATAGCTCTGTGCAGTGATGGAATGTTCTAGATCTGTGCTGTCTGGTAAGGtcaccactagccacatgtgactgtgGAGCACTAGAAATATGGCTCGTatgactgagaaactgaattttatttcattttttgtttttttctttgaatcttaa
The genomic region above belongs to Phocoena phocoena chromosome 19, mPhoPho1.1, whole genome shotgun sequence and contains:
- the FN3K gene encoding fructosamine-3-kinase isoform X2 → MEQLLRAELRTTTLRAFGSPGAGCISEGRAYDTDAGPVFIKVNRRTLARQMFEGEMASLEALRSTGLVRAPQPIKVIDLPGGGAAFVMEHLKMRGLSSQASKLGDQMADLHLYNQKLREKLREEENRVGMAEGAGPKYVSKFGFHTVTCCGFIPQVNEWQDDWPTFFTRHRLQAQLDLIEKDYADREARELWSQLQVKIPDLFCGLEVVPALLHGDLWSGNVAEDDTGPIIYDPASFYGHSEFELAIALMFGGFPRPFFTAYHRKVPKAPGFDRRLLLYQLFNYLNHWNHFGKQYRSPSLGTMRKLLK